Within the Malus sylvestris chromosome 4, drMalSylv7.2, whole genome shotgun sequence genome, the region TGTCGGAAATATAGAAAGTGAGGGtaattcttaaattttttttctctactCGTAAATTCTTGGGTTTGTCTGTCTGATACTCTGAGCTGATGCTGTTAGGACATATGTGGTAGAAGGGATTGATGGGGAGGAGAGATGATCCTTGCATCCCTTTTCCCCCCTccttttttctctttgtttttattattttttgtagaTGGAGAAATGTATTGTGTATGAAAGTGGTGGTGTTTGTGAAGAACCCAAAACAATAGGGGCTTTGTTATGTACAGAATGATTTGCTCTTCAAATTTGGTGGATGAAATTGCTCCCTTTTAGTTTAGACAACAAGGCTTCCGAGTCTCGtccttttggtcacctggtgaCTCGTATACATGGTCACTTACAGTTTAATTTGATATTAAGGGGTGAGATTTAAACAGTAAAAGCACGTCCATGTATTCTCCacatttgatatcaaattcgaCAGTGAGTGACCATGCTTTCCGTGGTCACCAGACAATCAAGAAAACATCTCTGTCCATTTATAATGTGTTATGAATATTGCAGCCATGAGATGCTCAAAACCATAACTAAATAATTTGTAATCTCTTGAATATTGTCTTTGAATTAGTTTATAATATTCTGAGATGGGAAGTGATGTTCACATTCTCGTTTTTGGCTTCTGCAGTCCTCTCGTGGTTTTAGGATTGAACGAATCAAAGAATATTTGAGAGATAAATATAAAGAGGAGTGCAAGAGGAGAAATAGGGAGTGAAAATTAATTCTCTTCGAAGATCCAAATTTggcattaattaaattaaagcaatattgGAAAAATGGGTATCAAACTTGTGTGCTTCTTGGGGCACCGAGAAGTTGTATTTCAACTCTGACCTTCTCTAACCATCAAGGAGTGTTATAGTCATTGAGAATGAATTTCAGGCTAGTATTCTGTACCGCACGTCCTAGTTCGATTCTTCATCAAGGTTGTGAGCTCATCGATTTCTCACAATTTGCGTTCTTTGTCAAGGTTAAGCAACTCTTCAGACCGAGTACTTGAAGGTTATTCACTCCATGATTACGACATTGTTTTCACTTATGACCGGCAATTTCTGTTCAAGGACTAAAACAAACCTTCAGACGGACTACATTTTAAAGGTGAAATTAGTGTCTGCACAAATGCTTCTCAGCGTGTTATAATGTTCGTGTCTGCACAAATGCTTCCGAGCATGTTATAATGTTCGTGGTGCTTTTTCAGATCCTTGGACTTGATACATGTGCTGACACCCTGGTTGGAGACGCCATGAGACGAGGCATCTCTGGTGTTCAAAAGAAGAGACTCACAACAGGTAATGCAAATAGAAATATTGATAGTTTTAGAAGGTTTTACCGAGATTACAGATAGTTTTAAGACGTGGATTAATATGTTGCAGCGGAGATGATCGTTGCTCCCGCAAAAGCCTTGTTCATGGATGAAATAACAAACGGCTTAGACAGTTCCGCTGCATTCCAGATTGTTGCTTGTCTTCAGCATCCGGCGCACATAACAGATGCTACTTTGCTAGTTTCTCTTCTTCAGCCAGCGCCGGAGACCTTTGATCTCTTCGATGACCTTATTTTAATGTCAGAAgggaaggttgtttatcacggTCCACGTGATCATGTGTTGAAATTTTTCGATGATTGTGGGTTTAAGTGTCCTGAGAGGAAAGCGGTTGCTGATTGCATTCAAGAGGTAAGTGAGTTGCAGCTTATGATGCATTCCTGTTCACGCTCTCGTTTCTTCAGATTAAGGTAACAGTTTATATTTTGGTTCTGCAGGTATCTCTAAAAAGGATCAATCACACTATTGGTATCGCACCGAACCTCACAACTATGCACCCGTCAATATGTTTTCAGAAAAATTCAAGGCATCTTCTTTTGGGAGGAAGCTAGAGGAAGATCTGTCACAGCCATACGATAAGACAAAAAACCATGAGAATGCTCTCTCCTTTAGCGAGTATTCTCTTTCGAAACGTGAACTCCTCAGGGCTTGTGCATCAAGAGAACTTCTTTTCATGAAGAGGAATTCTTTTTTCGATATATTCAAAACAATTGAGGTCATCGTTTGTGCTCTTGAATTTCTACTTTTCAATTCAGTTTACTTGGGAATTCTGCAAGAATGCTGTCTATTTTTCCGCTGCAGATTATCATCATTGCATCCGTTACAATGACCATGTTTTTTGAGGACTCGAACGGATTTAGATTTTCTTCATGATAGTTACTACTTGGGGGCCTTGTATTTTTCTCTCGCAGTACTTGTCGTTGATGGAATTCCTTCCGAGATGTCATGACGCTTGAGAGACTAGTAGTTTTTTACTAGCAGAGAGACAAGCAAAATTTGTTCAACGTATTTGGTTCAATGTACGCCGGTGTCCTCTTCATGGGCATAAATAACAGCTCAACCGTTTAGCAACACATTGCAACAGAGAGAACTGTTATGTGTCACGAAAAATTTTCCGGGATGTATTTCACTTGCACAGGTACAATTTTCTTATGTATCGCTTCACGCTTTGTTTGTACAATGTAGTACTCCTCAAGGTTACAATGAATCTAACGAATGCTGCTAGCTTTTTATTACTTTAACCAATGATCGAAAATCGCAGGTCGCAGTTGAAGTTCCCTATCTGTTTATCCAGGCAGCCATATTTACGATCATCACGTATTCGATGATTGGATATTATGTATCAAACTATCATACACATAGGGGGGTGAATAGGTTCCAActtaaaaatctaattcaaatttcattctcaatttaattttcacatcCACATCACAACAAACAAGATGTATGATTTATCGAGGCAAAACCCACCACTGGGAAAATCCTCAGGCTCCCAAGCCAAGACAAACTCTAAGAGAAATGAGTAAAGAAAGACTTtcaaaactcatcaactagacacACATACTAGttggcagttttgttttcgcgctttgttacttgatctctctTCAGCCTTCAAGTGGAAGTGGCACGACACTAACGTGGCCGTCAATCACTGTCTCCTCAAACTTTGCAAGATACTAACGCAATCATGCAAGATgtatgaaatgaaatgatttttgaaaATCAACCGATTACAAAAATCACAAGGCACATTTTCATAATCGATATCAAATTAAAGCACATGAAAAATCAGTggctaaaaattaaataaactctCTTTAAAGACACTCGGCAATAAAACTACTGATTTTTCTTAAATGAAGGTAGCTCTCTGTGTACTTGAGGCAGCTAACATACTTTTGATCTCCAATGATATTTCATGCAGCGATAGAGAGTATAATACAAATATCAATGCAAAcggcaacaaaaacaaaaacccaaaagcaTATTCTAATACATGCAGTAGCAGCCAAAACCAAAGCCTATTCTAATGCAGTAGCAGCCAAAACCAAAGCCTATTCTAATGCATGCAACGCATG harbors:
- the LOC126618278 gene encoding pleiotropic drug resistance protein 3-like; this translates as MACYNVRVCTNASEHVIMFVVLFQILGLDTCADTLVGDAMRRGISGVQKKRLTTAEMIVAPAKALFMDEITNGLDSSAAFQIVACLQHPAHITDATLLVSLLQPAPETFDLFDDLILMSEGKVVYHGPRDHVLKFFDDCGFKCPERKAVADCIQEVSLKRINHTIGIAPNLTTMHPSICFQKNSRHLLLGGS